From a single Paenibacillus sp. FSL W8-0426 genomic region:
- a CDS encoding M20/M25/M40 family metallo-hydrolase, which yields MRNLVEGVDSIISRNEELYLERLFKLLRQPSISTQNIGMLECASLVQELFTDCGIENRRYETEGHPIIYGEYLHPDNETTVLMYGHYDVQPPDPLDEWATAPFEPAIRNGRIYARGAGDNKGQFVASILGAKTYLDFQGRLPVNVKWIIEGEEEAGSRHLAAFVEQHRALLQADLVYTTDGSSHESGAQSILLGVRGALGVELVAEEARWDNHSGNLGNIVPNPIWRLVELLHTMRSGNEVTIEGFADGVKPPTELEEKILHDIPYDLEGVRRKSGYAALDIDSDTYHRRLMFEPTLNVNGLFSGHTGKGGRSIIPARATARLDIRLVAGQDPDQVYEALARHVRKHDAGITLTRKGAVPASRTPADHPAVLAIAEALEQSTGQRPVIQPSLGGTLPDYVWTQILNVPSVIVPYANYDQNNHGPNENLEISTFFRAIRSTCYVLEHLSRVSFKRWSGQPGHAIR from the coding sequence ATGAGAAACTTGGTCGAAGGCGTGGATTCAATTATTTCCCGGAACGAAGAGCTGTATTTGGAGCGATTGTTCAAGCTGCTGCGCCAGCCAAGCATCAGCACGCAAAATATCGGCATGCTCGAATGCGCCTCCCTGGTACAAGAGTTGTTCACAGATTGTGGCATCGAAAACCGCCGTTATGAAACGGAAGGGCATCCGATCATTTACGGGGAATACCTCCATCCCGACAATGAAACCACCGTGCTTATGTATGGCCATTATGATGTGCAGCCTCCCGATCCGCTGGACGAATGGGCAACTGCTCCTTTTGAACCGGCGATTCGAAACGGCCGCATCTATGCACGGGGAGCGGGCGACAACAAAGGGCAATTCGTTGCAAGCATACTCGGTGCAAAGACGTACCTGGATTTCCAGGGACGATTGCCCGTGAACGTCAAATGGATCATCGAGGGAGAAGAGGAAGCCGGGAGCCGTCATCTGGCAGCTTTCGTAGAGCAGCACCGCGCGCTTCTACAAGCGGACCTGGTCTATACGACAGACGGTTCTTCCCATGAGTCGGGAGCACAATCCATCCTGCTCGGCGTGCGCGGTGCTTTGGGCGTGGAGCTGGTGGCGGAAGAAGCGAGATGGGACAACCATTCGGGCAACCTCGGCAATATCGTGCCTAATCCGATATGGCGACTGGTCGAGTTGCTGCACACGATGCGCAGCGGAAACGAGGTGACCATTGAAGGGTTCGCCGATGGAGTGAAACCGCCGACGGAGCTTGAAGAAAAGATATTGCACGACATCCCCTACGATCTGGAAGGGGTTCGACGCAAGAGCGGCTATGCTGCGCTGGATATCGATAGCGATACGTATCATCGCAGGCTGATGTTCGAGCCGACGCTGAATGTGAACGGATTGTTCAGCGGTCATACAGGCAAAGGAGGAAGGTCGATCATTCCGGCACGCGCCACAGCCCGGTTGGACATTCGTCTCGTTGCAGGACAGGACCCCGATCAGGTATACGAAGCGCTCGCCCGCCATGTGCGAAAACATGATGCCGGCATTACGCTGACGCGCAAAGGGGCGGTCCCCGCTTCAAGGACGCCCGCAGACCATCCGGCCGTGCTCGCCATTGCCGAGGCATTGGAGCAATCCACAGGGCAACGTCCTGTCATTCAGCCCAGCCTTGGCGGCACGCTGCCGGACTATGTGTGGACCCAGATTTTGAATGTGCCCTCCGTTATTGTTCCATATGCGAATTACGACCAAAACAATCATGGTCCGAACGAAAACTTGGAAATCAGCACTTTTTTCAGGGCGATCCGCAGTACATGTTACGTGTTGGAGCATTTGTCGCGCGTTTCTTTCAAGAGATGGTCGGGACAACCAGGTCATGCAATCCGGTGA